In Modestobacter versicolor, a single genomic region encodes these proteins:
- a CDS encoding MFS transporter encodes MPRALLALAIGAFGIGTTEFVVMGMLPQIAEGLDVSVSAVGLLISAYAIGVVIGAPTLTALGVRFTPRQTLVALMVLFTVGNLLSALAPSYGWLVAARVFAALAHGSFFGVGAVAARRLVPKEKATQAISLMITGLTLANVIGVPLGTFVAQQLSWRVVFAAVAVIGLVTIAGLLAWMPRVAGEPTDLRSELGAFRRRGVWLVLSTTMIGFAALFSVYSYVSPILTELGGIPEGWVTPVLGLFGAGTTVGTLAGGRLGDRWGMSFVAVGLLGTAGALAVLALVARTPAAAIAVLVFFGTLAFALGPVVQNRVIEAARVPGGSLVSAANQAAFNLANALGAALGAAALSAGLGYTAPIWVGAGLALVGTGIAAVTIASERREGAVLAASVADDVDTWQRVLGPVAVQEPVAVR; translated from the coding sequence GTGCCCCGCGCCCTGCTCGCGCTCGCCATCGGTGCCTTCGGCATCGGCACCACCGAGTTCGTGGTGATGGGCATGCTGCCCCAGATCGCCGAGGGGCTGGACGTCTCCGTCTCCGCGGTGGGCCTGCTGATCTCCGCCTACGCGATCGGCGTGGTCATCGGCGCACCCACCCTGACCGCGCTGGGCGTGCGGTTCACCCCGCGGCAGACGCTGGTCGCGCTGATGGTGCTGTTCACCGTCGGCAACCTGCTCTCCGCGCTGGCCCCCAGCTACGGCTGGCTGGTCGCCGCCCGGGTGTTCGCCGCGCTGGCCCACGGGTCGTTCTTCGGCGTCGGCGCGGTCGCCGCGCGGCGGCTGGTGCCCAAGGAGAAGGCCACCCAGGCCATCTCGCTGATGATCACCGGCCTGACGCTGGCCAACGTCATCGGCGTCCCGCTCGGCACCTTCGTGGCCCAGCAGCTGAGCTGGCGGGTGGTCTTCGCCGCCGTCGCCGTCATCGGCCTGGTCACCATCGCCGGGCTGCTGGCCTGGATGCCGCGGGTCGCCGGCGAGCCCACCGACCTGCGCAGCGAGCTGGGTGCCTTCCGCCGCCGCGGGGTCTGGCTGGTGCTGAGCACCACGATGATCGGCTTCGCGGCCCTGTTCTCCGTCTACAGCTACGTCAGCCCGATCCTCACCGAGCTCGGCGGCATCCCGGAGGGCTGGGTCACCCCGGTGCTGGGCCTGTTCGGCGCCGGCACCACGGTCGGCACGCTGGCCGGCGGCCGGCTCGGCGACCGCTGGGGGATGTCGTTCGTCGCCGTCGGGCTGCTGGGCACCGCCGGCGCCCTGGCGGTGCTGGCCCTGGTGGCACGCACCCCCGCCGCGGCCATCGCCGTGCTGGTCTTCTTCGGCACGCTCGCCTTCGCCCTGGGCCCGGTCGTGCAGAACCGGGTCATCGAGGCGGCCCGGGTGCCCGGCGGGAGCCTGGTCTCGGCGGCCAACCAGGCGGCGTTCAACCTGGCCAACGCCCTCGGGGCGGCGCTGGGGGCGGCGGCGCTGTCCGCCGGCCTGGGCTACACCGCGCCGATCTGGGTCGGTGCCGGGCTCGCCCTGGTGGGCACCGGGATCGCGGCGGTCACCATCGCCTCCGAGCGCCGGGAGGGCGCCGTCCTCGCGGCCTCCGTCGCGGACGACGTCGACACCTGGCAGCGGGTGCTCGGACCGGTCGCCGTCCAGGAGCCGGTCGCCGTCCGCTGA
- a CDS encoding zinc-dependent alcohol dehydrogenase, translated as MRAVTWHGRDDVRVDTVPDPSIQDPTDVVVEITSSGICGSDLHLIEVMAPFMTVGDVMGHEPMGVVREVGPGVTELKAGDRVVVPFNISCGTCWMCNQGLQSQCETTQNREQGFGASLFGYTKLYGQVPGGQAEYLRVPFGNTLPIKVPEGPADDRFVYLSDVLPTAWQAVQYAGVVPGGSVLVLGLGPIGDMATRIAKHLGASAVYAVDTVPERLARARAHGIDVLDSTAQADVVAWVRDKTDGRGPDAVIDAVGMEAHGSPGAKLAQKATALVPDAVMEKVMQVVGVDRMAALNTAIEAVRRGGTISLSGVYGGATDPMPLMRMFDKQIELRMGQANVWRWVPDILPLLTDGDPLGVDTFATHHVPLEQAPQAYETFRQKQDGAVKVLLQP; from the coding sequence ATGCGCGCAGTGACCTGGCACGGCCGGGACGACGTCCGGGTGGACACCGTCCCGGACCCCTCGATCCAGGACCCGACGGACGTGGTCGTCGAGATCACCTCCTCCGGCATCTGCGGCTCGGACCTGCACCTGATCGAGGTCATGGCGCCGTTCATGACGGTCGGCGACGTGATGGGCCACGAGCCGATGGGCGTCGTCCGCGAGGTCGGCCCCGGGGTCACCGAGCTGAAGGCCGGCGACCGGGTCGTCGTCCCGTTCAACATCTCCTGCGGCACCTGCTGGATGTGCAACCAGGGCCTGCAGAGCCAGTGCGAGACCACCCAGAACCGCGAGCAGGGCTTCGGCGCCTCGCTGTTCGGCTACACGAAGCTCTACGGCCAGGTGCCCGGCGGGCAGGCCGAGTACCTGCGGGTGCCGTTCGGCAACACGCTGCCGATCAAGGTCCCCGAGGGCCCGGCCGACGACCGCTTCGTCTACCTCTCCGACGTGCTGCCCACCGCCTGGCAGGCCGTCCAGTACGCCGGCGTCGTGCCCGGCGGCTCGGTGCTCGTGCTGGGCCTCGGCCCGATCGGCGACATGGCCACCCGGATCGCCAAGCACCTGGGTGCCTCGGCCGTCTACGCCGTGGACACCGTGCCCGAGCGGCTGGCCCGGGCCCGCGCCCACGGCATCGACGTCCTGGACTCCACCGCCCAGGCCGACGTCGTCGCCTGGGTGCGGGACAAGACCGACGGTCGCGGCCCGGACGCCGTCATCGACGCCGTCGGCATGGAGGCGCACGGCTCCCCCGGCGCCAAGCTGGCGCAGAAGGCGACCGCGCTCGTCCCGGACGCGGTGATGGAGAAGGTCATGCAGGTCGTCGGCGTTGACCGGATGGCCGCGCTGAACACCGCCATCGAGGCCGTGCGCCGCGGCGGCACCATCTCGCTGTCCGGCGTCTACGGCGGGGCGACCGACCCGATGCCGCTGATGCGGATGTTCGACAAGCAGATCGAGCTGCGGATGGGCCAGGCCAACGTGTGGCGCTGGGTGCCCGACATCCTGCCGCTGCTCACCGACGGCGACCCGCTGGGCGTCGACACCTTCGCCACCCACCACGTGCCGCTCGAGCAGGCGCCGCAGGCCTACGAGACCTTCCGGCAGAAGCAGGACGGCGCGGTGAAGGTGCTGCTCCAGCCCTGA
- a CDS encoding MFS transporter has protein sequence MSDTAPTPAAGQATLGAEPYPKRWLALAVIAVTVLMVILDATIVNIALPAVSADLDISAASQQWIVTAYTLTFGGFLLLGGRIADFWGRKRTYLVGAVGFAVASALGGLAPNEEILFAARALQGAFGALLAPASLALLTVLFTDAKERAKAFAVYGAIAGGGSAVGLLLGGVLTEYADWRWCFWVNVPVAVVAVVAAIPIVPESKAPGETSYDIPGAVLITVGLASFVYGFTQVAQTAQENADAGSTDNAWTDPTALTFIAVGVALVAAFVVLELKVRNPLLPMRLVLDRNRGGAYLTSTLVGAGLIGAFFFLSLYFQQVLGYEPVVAGFASLPTTLGVLLSAGAASVLVPKVGPKPLMVVGALLAAGGLFLMSFLDVDSSFWALAFPGQLVLGLGLGFTFVPLSNLALIGAGEHDAGAASAMLNATQQVGASIGTALLATISVGAITSAITDSVAGGADPTDPAVGIAAQVEGYTTAFTWAAALLLLGAVVSAVLIKATKDDLPTDAAVVHAG, from the coding sequence GTGAGCGACACCGCCCCCACCCCCGCGGCCGGGCAGGCCACCCTGGGCGCCGAGCCCTACCCGAAGCGCTGGCTGGCCCTCGCGGTCATCGCCGTGACGGTGCTGATGGTCATCCTGGACGCGACCATCGTGAACATCGCGCTGCCCGCGGTCTCCGCGGACCTGGACATCTCCGCGGCCAGCCAGCAGTGGATCGTCACCGCCTACACGCTGACCTTCGGCGGCTTCCTGCTGCTCGGCGGGCGGATCGCCGACTTCTGGGGCCGCAAGCGCACCTACCTCGTCGGCGCCGTCGGCTTCGCGGTCGCCTCGGCCCTGGGCGGCCTCGCGCCCAACGAGGAGATCCTGTTCGCCGCCCGAGCGCTGCAGGGTGCCTTCGGTGCGCTGCTCGCGCCGGCCTCGCTGGCGCTGCTGACCGTGCTGTTCACCGACGCCAAGGAGCGGGCGAAGGCCTTCGCCGTCTACGGCGCGATCGCCGGTGGCGGGTCGGCCGTCGGCCTGCTGCTCGGCGGCGTGCTCACCGAGTACGCCGACTGGCGCTGGTGCTTCTGGGTCAACGTCCCGGTGGCGGTCGTCGCCGTCGTCGCCGCGATCCCGATCGTCCCGGAGAGCAAGGCCCCCGGCGAGACCAGCTACGACATCCCCGGCGCGGTGCTGATCACCGTGGGGCTGGCGTCGTTCGTCTACGGCTTCACCCAGGTCGCCCAGACCGCGCAGGAGAACGCCGACGCGGGCAGCACCGACAACGCGTGGACCGACCCGACCGCGCTGACCTTCATCGCCGTCGGCGTGGCGCTCGTGGCGGCCTTCGTCGTCCTCGAGCTGAAGGTGCGCAACCCGCTGCTGCCGATGCGGCTGGTGCTCGACCGCAACCGCGGCGGCGCGTACCTGACCTCCACCCTTGTCGGCGCCGGGCTCATCGGGGCCTTCTTCTTCCTGAGCCTGTACTTCCAGCAGGTGCTCGGCTACGAGCCGGTCGTGGCGGGCTTCGCCTCGCTGCCCACCACGCTGGGCGTGCTGCTGTCGGCCGGCGCCGCGAGCGTCCTGGTGCCGAAGGTCGGGCCCAAGCCGCTGATGGTGGTCGGTGCGCTGCTGGCCGCCGGCGGCCTGTTCCTGATGTCGTTCCTGGACGTCGACAGCTCGTTCTGGGCGCTGGCCTTCCCCGGCCAGCTCGTGCTCGGCCTCGGCCTGGGCTTCACCTTCGTGCCGCTGTCCAACCTGGCGCTGATCGGCGCCGGCGAGCACGACGCCGGGGCGGCCAGCGCGATGCTGAACGCCACCCAGCAGGTGGGCGCCTCGATCGGCACCGCCCTGCTGGCGACGATCTCGGTCGGCGCGATCACCTCGGCGATCACCGACAGCGTCGCGGGCGGCGCGGACCCGACCGACCCGGCCGTGGGCATCGCGGCGCAGGTGGAGGGCTACACCACCGCCTTCACCTGGGCGGCGGCGCTGCTGCTGCTGGGCGCGGTCGTCTCCGCGGTGCTGATCAAGGCCACCAAGGACGACCTCCCGACCGACGCCGCGGTCGTGCACGCCGGCTGA
- a CDS encoding putative RNA methyltransferase — MPPAAVAVLACPVCGAGLVTDESGLRCATGHAFDRARQGHVTLLPPGGSPHDGDSAGMVADRAAFLAAGHYAGITAALGDAVLADGEPRTLLDAGGGTGGHLAGVLDRAPDAVGLVLDASRYAARRAARAHPRAMAVVADSWARWPVRDAVLDRVLVVFAPRNGAETARVLRPDGRLVVVTPAVDHLAELVVPLGLLTVDPAKADRLAAGLGPHLRPAGTTAHRERLVLDHAAVRTLVGMGPHARHLAPGELAARTAALPAAVPVTVAVDVGTWARA; from the coding sequence CTGCCGCCGGCAGCGGTCGCCGTCCTCGCCTGCCCGGTCTGCGGGGCGGGGCTGGTCACCGACGAGTCCGGGCTGCGCTGCGCCACCGGGCACGCCTTCGACCGGGCCCGCCAGGGCCACGTGACGCTGCTGCCGCCCGGCGGGAGCCCGCACGACGGCGACTCCGCGGGGATGGTGGCCGACCGGGCGGCGTTCCTGGCCGCCGGCCACTACGCCGGGATCACCGCGGCGCTGGGTGACGCCGTGCTCGCCGACGGAGAGCCGCGGACCCTGCTGGACGCCGGCGGCGGCACCGGTGGGCACCTGGCCGGCGTGCTGGACCGGGCGCCGGACGCCGTGGGCCTGGTGCTGGACGCCTCGCGCTACGCCGCCCGCCGTGCTGCGCGGGCGCACCCGCGGGCGATGGCCGTCGTCGCCGACTCGTGGGCGCGGTGGCCGGTGCGCGACGCCGTCCTGGACCGGGTGCTCGTCGTCTTCGCGCCCCGGAACGGTGCCGAGACCGCCCGGGTGCTGCGGCCCGACGGGCGGCTGGTCGTCGTCACCCCCGCCGTCGACCACCTCGCCGAGCTCGTCGTCCCGCTGGGGCTGCTCACCGTCGACCCGGCCAAGGCCGACCGGCTGGCCGCCGGCCTCGGCCCGCACCTGCGCCCGGCCGGGACGACGGCGCACCGCGAGCGCCTCGTCCTCGACCACGCCGCGGTGCGGACGCTGGTCGGCATGGGGCCGCACGCCCGGCACCTGGCACCCGGCGAGCTCGCCGCCCGGACCGCCGCGCTGCCCGCCGCGGTGCCGGTGACGGTGGCGGTCGACGTCGGTACCTGGGCCCGGGCGTAG
- a CDS encoding metallophosphoesterase family protein: MRVSVVFISDTHVPKRARDLPDSLWDQIETCDVVVHAGDWVDVALLDELERRARRVVGVHGNNDHGVLRERLPEVARVELGGVRFAVVHETGAAAGREQRCAERFPDVDVLVFGHSHIPWDTTAATGLRLLNPGSPTDRRRQPFATYLTGTVGEGRLDDLTLHRLPVLPRRR; the protein is encoded by the coding sequence GTGCGCGTTTCCGTGGTGTTCATCTCTGACACCCACGTGCCCAAGCGGGCCCGTGACCTCCCGGATTCCCTCTGGGACCAGATCGAGACCTGCGACGTCGTGGTGCACGCCGGCGACTGGGTCGACGTCGCGCTGCTCGACGAGCTGGAGCGCCGGGCCCGGCGGGTGGTCGGGGTGCACGGCAACAACGACCACGGGGTGCTGCGCGAGCGGCTGCCCGAGGTTGCCCGGGTCGAGCTCGGCGGGGTGCGCTTCGCCGTCGTGCACGAGACCGGGGCCGCCGCGGGGCGGGAGCAGCGCTGCGCCGAGCGGTTCCCGGACGTCGACGTCCTGGTGTTCGGCCACAGCCACATCCCCTGGGACACCACGGCTGCCACCGGGCTGCGGCTGCTGAACCCCGGTTCGCCCACCGACCGCCGCCGCCAGCCCTTCGCCACCTACCTCACCGGCACCGTGGGGGAGGGGCGGCTCGACGACCTGACCCTGCACCGCCTGCCGGTGCTGCCGCGGCGCCGGTGA
- a CDS encoding cation diffusion facilitator family transporter, whose product MGHDHGAAHGTASAAHRGRLAVVLALTGAVFVVEVVGALVSGSLALLADAAHMATDALGIGMALGAVTLAQRPARGRRTFGWQRIEVLAAVANGLLLLGVGAYVVVEAFRRIGDPPDIDAGWMLGVATLGLLVNLFSLRLLHAGQGQSLNTRGAYLEVVGDALGSVAVIAAALVIATTGWTGADVVASLAVGALVLPRAWSLLREALDVLLEAAPRGVDLAQVRAHVLGVEGVLDVHDLHAWTITSGQPVLSAHVVVTDEALADGHGGRVLDALCSCLGHHFDLEHCTFQLESPGHRGHEAPVHD is encoded by the coding sequence ATGGGGCACGACCACGGTGCGGCGCACGGCACCGCGTCGGCTGCCCATCGCGGCCGGCTCGCGGTCGTACTGGCGCTGACCGGCGCCGTCTTCGTCGTCGAGGTCGTCGGCGCGCTGGTCTCCGGGTCGCTCGCCCTGCTGGCCGACGCCGCGCACATGGCCACCGACGCCCTGGGCATCGGCATGGCGCTGGGAGCGGTGACGCTGGCCCAGCGGCCCGCCCGCGGCCGGCGCACGTTCGGCTGGCAGCGCATCGAGGTGCTCGCGGCCGTCGCCAACGGGCTGCTGCTGCTCGGCGTCGGGGCCTACGTCGTCGTCGAGGCGTTCCGCCGGATCGGCGACCCGCCGGACATCGACGCCGGCTGGATGCTCGGCGTCGCGACCCTCGGCCTGCTGGTCAACCTCTTCTCCCTGCGCCTGCTGCACGCCGGGCAGGGGCAGTCGCTGAACACCCGCGGCGCCTACCTCGAGGTCGTCGGCGACGCGCTCGGCTCGGTCGCGGTCATCGCCGCCGCCCTCGTCATCGCCACCACGGGCTGGACCGGCGCCGACGTCGTCGCCTCCCTCGCGGTGGGTGCGCTGGTGCTCCCGCGGGCGTGGTCACTGCTCCGCGAGGCCCTCGACGTGCTGCTCGAGGCGGCCCCCCGCGGGGTCGACCTGGCCCAGGTGCGCGCTCACGTGCTCGGCGTCGAGGGCGTGCTGGACGTGCACGACCTGCACGCCTGGACCATCACCTCCGGCCAGCCGGTGCTCTCGGCCCACGTGGTCGTCACCGACGAGGCCCTCGCCGACGGGCACGGCGGCCGGGTGCTCGACGCGCTCTGCAGCTGCCTGGGCCACCACTTCGACCTCGAGCACTGCACCTTCCAGCTCGAGTCGCCCGGCCACCGCGGCCACGAGGCCCCGGTCCACGACTGA
- a CDS encoding M23 family metallopeptidase, which translates to MDPQHLARLDDDGTVRRYRTRSAGGSTATGSPEGPEVPVSAPVSLFSAPGARSARRGLTLLRGGRADGATIVVHTDGLPDTRHDALSDAWPLPVEPEGLVLTDAWPLFDVDALQLAGVAAREGDAERPARQPLDAEAVVAALAAGSGPRHRRPSVARTRRPALYLAAALIGAAGVAATTAASGPATEAQADEPISVAEELGLVQAEQPTLSDDEATARLQEFAATRAEREDAQAAAAQLQAQADQAAVDAAAAAAAAQAQAAAEAARPKAVLPVQGARLSSGFGYRWGTLHGGVDFAAPMGTPEYAAMDGVVVRAGAASGFGLAVYVQHENGDVTVYGHMQEILVAEGQTVKAGDTIALLGNRGQSTGPHLHFEVHVGGIDGERVDPLAWLRDRGVQV; encoded by the coding sequence ATGGACCCGCAACATCTCGCCCGGCTCGACGACGACGGAACGGTGCGTCGCTACCGCACCCGCTCCGCTGGTGGCTCCACCGCCACCGGGTCGCCCGAGGGCCCCGAGGTGCCGGTGTCGGCGCCCGTCTCCCTGTTCTCCGCGCCCGGCGCCCGGTCCGCCCGGCGGGGGCTGACCCTGCTCCGCGGCGGCCGCGCCGACGGCGCCACGATCGTCGTGCACACCGACGGCCTGCCGGACACCCGGCACGACGCGCTGTCCGACGCCTGGCCGCTGCCGGTCGAGCCCGAGGGCCTCGTGCTCACCGACGCCTGGCCGCTCTTCGACGTCGACGCCCTGCAGCTGGCCGGTGTCGCCGCCCGCGAGGGTGACGCCGAGCGCCCCGCCCGGCAGCCGCTGGACGCCGAGGCCGTCGTCGCCGCGCTCGCCGCCGGCTCCGGGCCCCGGCACCGCCGCCCGTCGGTCGCCCGCACCCGCCGCCCGGCCCTCTACCTGGCCGCCGCGTTGATCGGTGCGGCCGGCGTCGCCGCCACCACCGCCGCCAGCGGCCCCGCGACGGAGGCCCAGGCCGACGAGCCGATCAGCGTGGCCGAGGAGCTCGGTCTCGTGCAGGCCGAGCAACCGACGCTCAGCGACGACGAGGCCACCGCCCGCCTCCAGGAGTTCGCTGCCACCCGCGCCGAGCGCGAGGACGCCCAGGCCGCCGCCGCCCAGCTGCAGGCGCAGGCCGACCAGGCGGCCGTGGACGCCGCCGCTGCGGCCGCCGCCGCCCAGGCCCAGGCCGCCGCGGAGGCCGCTCGGCCCAAGGCTGTCCTCCCCGTCCAGGGCGCCCGGCTCTCCAGCGGGTTCGGCTACCGGTGGGGCACGCTGCACGGCGGCGTCGACTTCGCCGCCCCGATGGGCACCCCCGAGTACGCGGCCATGGACGGCGTCGTCGTCCGGGCCGGTGCGGCCAGCGGCTTCGGTCTCGCCGTGTACGTCCAGCACGAGAACGGCGACGTCACCGTCTACGGCCACATGCAGGAGATCCTGGTCGCCGAGGGGCAGACGGTGAAGGCCGGCGACACGATCGCGCTGCTGGGCAACCGTGGCCAGTCCACCGGCCCGCACCTGCACTTCGAGGTGCACGTCGGCGGGATCGACGGCGAGCGGGTCGACCCGCTGGCGTGGCTGCGCGACCGCGGCGTCCAGGTCTAG
- a CDS encoding GlsB/YeaQ/YmgE family stress response membrane protein, whose product MDVLWNIIVLIIIGAIAGFIARAVIPGKQDIGIGLTIALGIVGSVVGNLLGSLIFEPHKFELGTSGIIGSIIGAIIVLGIYVMATNKRRITR is encoded by the coding sequence GTGGACGTTCTCTGGAACATCATCGTCCTGATCATCATCGGGGCCATCGCCGGCTTCATCGCCCGCGCGGTGATCCCCGGCAAGCAGGACATCGGGATCGGTCTCACCATCGCGCTCGGCATCGTCGGGTCCGTGGTGGGCAACCTCCTGGGCAGCCTGATCTTCGAGCCGCACAAGTTCGAGCTCGGCACCTCGGGGATCATCGGTTCGATCATCGGCGCGATCATCGTGCTCGGCATCTACGTGATGGCGACGAACAAGCGACGCATCACCCGCTGA